The following are encoded together in the Scytonema millei VB511283 genome:
- a CDS encoding glycosyltransferase family 39 protein, whose translation MNFTQRSWLQWLTLFGWIAIGTIIRFINLDAKPPWSDEFATLVFSLGNSFRSVPLDRAIALDTLLQPLQPHPAASFGDVFHNLMTESTHPPVYFLLNHLWLQLFPSDEGLVSLWAARAFSAILGVAAIPASFGLCWLAFRSRLVGQIAAAMMAVSPYGIYQAQEPRHYTLAILIIIASLACLIVATRCLENRKPIPIWLVFTWVGINTLGIAVHYFFTLTLCAEAIVLLAVVWKQLMNCRGAQMCAPTISYLSLIAVAAGTIAGGLIWLPFLQSIPDNQMTDWIYRGNPFGSILESTARFLAWMISMLWLLPVEGVSQPIALVCGAIVIVFLFWTLPILVNGWKIQLWRSPSRSGIQVVGGFVLVAIALFSIVTYALGADLSIASRYHFVYFPASIAIVSAALAICWDSDRLVRHAELNWTPRQQLRLKFLQTRGRVAVVLIWLLGFFGALTVVFNFGYQKIERPDRLVPIMQQGAQNPILIATAHYTRAQVRELMTLGWQFKHLYGSQVNSPLFLLAQHDRSSNRSVETLYKTIAELPKPLDLWVVNFTSARHDLEKGNHKTCVPDSQRRAKVNGYRAKLFHCQ comes from the coding sequence GTGAATTTTACCCAGAGAAGTTGGCTTCAGTGGCTGACACTTTTCGGATGGATAGCGATCGGCACGATTATTAGATTTATTAATTTGGATGCGAAGCCACCTTGGTCAGATGAATTTGCCACCTTAGTATTCAGTTTAGGTAATAGTTTTCGCAGTGTCCCTTTAGATCGAGCGATCGCCCTAGACACCCTACTACAACCACTACAGCCTCATCCAGCAGCCAGCTTCGGCGATGTTTTTCACAATTTGATGACAGAGAGTACTCATCCTCCTGTCTATTTCCTCTTAAATCACCTGTGGTTGCAGCTATTTCCCTCAGACGAGGGACTAGTCTCATTATGGGCAGCAAGAGCCTTCAGTGCCATTCTGGGAGTGGCTGCAATTCCTGCTAGTTTTGGTCTGTGCTGGCTAGCTTTTCGTTCCCGCCTGGTAGGACAAATCGCCGCCGCAATGATGGCAGTCTCACCCTATGGCATCTACCAAGCCCAAGAACCGCGTCACTATACCCTAGCAATCTTAATTATTATTGCTTCTTTGGCTTGCTTAATCGTTGCTACACGCTGTTTAGAGAACCGAAAACCGATCCCAATTTGGTTAGTCTTCACTTGGGTGGGAATTAACACATTAGGAATCGCCGTTCACTACTTTTTCACCCTCACCCTCTGTGCTGAGGCAATAGTTTTGCTTGCCGTGGTGTGGAAACAATTGATGAATTGTAGGGGCGCACAGATGTGCGCCCCTACAATTTCCTACCTCTCACTCATCGCCGTTGCAGCTGGAACCATCGCTGGGGGTTTAATCTGGTTGCCTTTCTTGCAGAGTATTCCAGATAACCAAATGACAGATTGGATTTATCGCGGTAATCCTTTCGGCAGTATTTTAGAAAGCACGGCGAGGTTTTTAGCTTGGATGATTTCAATGCTGTGGCTGCTACCCGTCGAGGGCGTAAGTCAACCAATTGCCCTAGTTTGCGGTGCAATTGTCATCGTTTTTCTATTTTGGACGTTGCCTATACTCGTTAACGGTTGGAAAATTCAGTTATGGCGATCGCCATCTCGAAGTGGGATTCAAGTTGTAGGTGGATTTGTTTTGGTAGCAATTGCATTATTTTCGATTGTTACCTATGCCTTGGGTGCAGATTTGAGTATTGCCTCGCGCTATCATTTTGTTTACTTTCCAGCCTCGATTGCGATTGTCAGCGCAGCATTAGCAATTTGTTGGGATAGCGATCGATTAGTTCGACATGCAGAGTTAAACTGGACTCCTCGTCAGCAGTTGCGACTCAAATTTCTGCAAACAAGAGGTCGAGTTGCAGTCGTGCTAATTTGGCTGCTAGGTTTCTTTGGCGCTTTAACTGTCGTTTTTAACTTTGGTTATCAAAAGATTGAAAGACCCGATCGCCTCGTACCAATTATGCAACAAGGAGCGCAAAATCCAATTTTAATCGCTACAGCTCACTATACTCGCGCACAGGTGAGAGAACTCATGACACTGGGTTGGCAGTTTAAACATCTGTATGGTTCTCAAGTAAATTCTCCTTTGTTTCTTTTAGCTCAGCACGATCGTAGCTCGAATCGCTCAGTCGAAACTCTTTACAAAACAATTGCTGAACTACCAAAACCCCTAGATTTATGGGTCGTCAACTTTACTAGCGCCAGGCACGATTTAGAGAAAGGTAACCATAAAACATGTGTCCCAGATTCACAACGCCGAGCTAAAGTCAATGGCTACCGAGCCAAGCTTTTTCACTGTCAATAA
- a CDS encoding SLC13 family permease, whose translation MSKAAATQKAGGKERLSTTSIWSRIESKRPLPKTPSRQRRFRWVVDAVLPLVLTLIAGIAILLPSSLPTEARLSLFAFALAVILWSTTTINAAYVALATVVLLILSGGSEQEALFEALESDVIWLMIGAFILGGAVQQTGLAARLTQLVVSRARNVNGVFWLLTTILIPLSFVIPSTSGRAAVVIPVFRSIANAAGDRRITRAMALLMPTIILVATISTSIGAGSHLIAIDLLDEIADVKLSYAQWALYGVPFGVVASYISCWVILRLFLDKNRRQRQLQIPYQQKKPFSTAERTTLLVVLVMVGLWLTESWHGLEIATVTVIGALVLTAPRIGVISWKDGLKAVSWNLIVFVGAALVLGEALIESDAAQWIINHLFAASGIAGTESRLLILLVLSLIALTSHIYMTSHTARAVALVPALLYLGNSLQLNPVAVLFLSNVGMDYCLTFPVSSKALLMFQELEGETYKPADLLRLSSVLLLVHLGLIVVFYYGYWQWIGLRL comes from the coding sequence ATGAGTAAAGCTGCTGCCACTCAAAAGGCAGGTGGCAAGGAGCGACTAAGCACAACTAGCATTTGGTCGCGGATTGAGAGCAAGCGCCCTCTACCTAAAACTCCCTCACGTCAGCGACGGTTTCGTTGGGTGGTTGATGCCGTACTGCCTTTGGTGCTGACTCTCATAGCAGGAATCGCCATTCTTCTACCGAGTTCGCTGCCAACAGAGGCGCGATTATCTCTATTTGCCTTCGCCCTAGCGGTAATTTTGTGGTCAACTACAACCATAAATGCAGCATACGTTGCTCTGGCAACGGTGGTGTTGCTGATATTATCTGGTGGTAGCGAACAAGAAGCATTGTTTGAGGCACTGGAATCAGACGTAATTTGGCTGATGATCGGTGCTTTCATTTTAGGTGGAGCCGTACAGCAAACTGGTTTAGCGGCAAGATTAACGCAGCTAGTCGTCAGTCGCGCCCGTAACGTCAACGGCGTGTTTTGGCTGTTGACAACTATATTAATTCCCTTGTCCTTCGTCATTCCTTCCACTTCTGGTAGAGCAGCTGTAGTCATTCCCGTATTTCGCAGCATTGCTAACGCCGCAGGCGATCGCCGCATTACCCGTGCGATGGCGCTACTGATGCCGACAATTATTTTAGTTGCCACAATTTCTACTTCGATCGGTGCTGGTTCCCATCTGATCGCGATCGACTTGTTAGACGAAATTGCTGATGTCAAGCTCTCCTACGCGCAGTGGGCGCTTTATGGCGTGCCGTTTGGAGTTGTCGCCAGTTATATCTCTTGCTGGGTAATTTTGCGCTTATTTTTAGACAAAAATCGCCGCCAGCGCCAACTTCAGATTCCTTATCAGCAAAAAAAACCCTTTTCTACAGCAGAACGAACAACGCTGCTTGTCGTTCTGGTCATGGTAGGGCTATGGCTGACGGAAAGTTGGCACGGGTTGGAAATTGCCACCGTCACGGTGATTGGGGCTTTGGTACTAACTGCGCCTAGAATTGGAGTCATTAGCTGGAAAGATGGACTGAAAGCAGTTTCTTGGAACTTAATTGTATTTGTAGGTGCAGCTTTAGTTTTAGGTGAGGCATTGATTGAGTCTGATGCAGCCCAGTGGATTATCAATCATTTATTTGCCGCAAGTGGAATTGCTGGCACAGAATCGCGCCTCTTGATCTTGCTCGTATTATCTCTAATTGCCCTGACTTCCCACATTTACATGACTTCGCATACAGCTAGAGCTGTAGCTCTAGTCCCAGCGCTGTTATATCTAGGCAACAGCTTGCAGCTCAATCCCGTAGCGGTTTTATTCCTCAGCAACGTTGGCATGGACTACTGTTTGACTTTTCCCGTCAGTTCCAAAGCACTGCTGATGTTTCAAGAATTAGAAGGCGAAACCTACAAACCAGCAGATTTGTTGCGTCTGAGTTCCGTACTCTTGCTAGTTCATTTGGGACTGATCGTGGTGTTCTACTACGGCTATTGGCAATGGATTGGGTTGAGGTTGTGA
- a CDS encoding glycerate kinase → MTLRILIAPSGFKESLEADEVADCIESGILRVLPDATIHKAPLVDGGEGFTKALVTATGGTLHHLTVAGPVGQPVDSYFGFLGNTQTKTAVLEMAAAAGLRLVPHHERNPLVTTTYGVGELIKAALDAGAERILVGCGDSGTNDGGAGMVQALGVRLLDADGKELDRGGGELIKLERIDLKGRDRRLGSVQIDVACNWHNLLCGEKGVARVFGPQKGASPETVEQLAAALDNYAAIIERDMGIDVREMPGSGASGGLGTGLYALLGAKLHPRYDIVMQYLHLDRLLEDADLVITAEGSIDFQTPRGKIPAEVAQRAKKYQLPVIALAGTIGRDAEVNFDCGIDSFESILDTPCSLGDAIANAPELVTKAAERVVRSVLVGQKLATGS, encoded by the coding sequence ATGACCTTACGTATTTTGATTGCACCTTCGGGATTTAAAGAGAGTTTGGAAGCCGATGAGGTAGCAGATTGTATTGAATCGGGAATTTTGCGAGTTTTACCCGATGCTACTATCCACAAAGCTCCTTTAGTCGATGGTGGAGAAGGTTTCACCAAAGCCCTCGTAACCGCCACGGGCGGGACTTTACACCATCTGACGGTTGCTGGTCCTGTCGGACAACCTGTAGATTCGTACTTTGGGTTTCTGGGTAATACTCAGACAAAAACTGCTGTCTTAGAGATGGCAGCAGCGGCAGGACTGAGATTAGTACCGCATCACGAACGTAATCCGTTAGTGACAACAACCTATGGCGTGGGAGAACTGATTAAAGCAGCACTAGATGCTGGTGCAGAACGGATACTGGTTGGTTGTGGCGATTCGGGTACGAATGATGGTGGTGCGGGGATGGTGCAAGCTCTAGGAGTACGCCTGTTAGATGCAGATGGGAAGGAACTCGATCGCGGTGGTGGCGAACTGATAAAACTAGAACGCATCGATCTTAAAGGTCGCGATCGCCGTTTGGGATCGGTACAAATTGATGTGGCGTGTAACTGGCACAATCTGTTGTGTGGCGAAAAAGGTGTAGCGCGAGTATTTGGACCTCAAAAAGGTGCTTCACCAGAAACTGTGGAGCAGCTAGCCGCAGCACTTGATAATTATGCTGCTATCATCGAACGCGACATGGGTATAGACGTGCGAGAAATGCCTGGAAGTGGTGCTTCTGGTGGCTTGGGTACGGGCTTGTATGCTTTATTAGGGGCAAAATTGCATCCTCGCTATGACATTGTGATGCAATATCTCCACCTCGATCGCTTATTAGAAGATGCCGATCTGGTGATTACAGCGGAGGGAAGTATTGACTTTCAAACTCCACGCGGCAAAATTCCGGCAGAAGTGGCACAAAGAGCCAAGAAATATCAGTTACCAGTTATTGCCCTTGCCGGAACCATCGGGCGTGATGCTGAGGTAAATTTTGATTGCGGCATCGACTCGTTTGAAAGCATTCTCGATACACCCTGTAGTTTAGGAGATGCGATCGCCAATGCTCCAGAACTCGTTACTAAGGCTGCCGAACGGGTTGTCCGCTCTGTTTTAGTAGGACAGAAATTAGCAACTGGAAGTTAG
- a CDS encoding sensor histidine kinase yields MNLRKKLLTTFSGLALLALATAGVTVWAIAQWQNSERRLQGHYQRSLLLESVRTATFRAFKEVPDAIISNDIDARQEFEAFLKPAEADFKRWAELADTEAERKQVQQVRNAYLALIQDARDAFRLVEQGQRDRAFTVLEKQLEDIDFIRFEQVTQQAVASDRQNRQIITQQTQNTRQTAQLVLAIAAFGTISLILLLAAYLASDLFAPLREVENALDDAAKGDFKRRLSEERQDELGAVSRAFNRMMEVMAERQQVAGLAAVPNGVVKDGVEDSAWQHLPSRVTLHRLLSQLRSRVTQLQHHNGFKGNEEFDGQQQAAIGQLDLLLQAVSRITDFGFPLDLNLARTDVRALLYDLLLRFQSEFVERAVSIDLDIAPEVSYAVVDRPKLREVLSELVRNALAALPEQGGRIGLRTRIDPDATNLLIEVADNGKGIQQPAIERVFSPTVTTNGQRAGVGLTLSKAVIEQHGGQLTIDSEPAQGTYVQISLPLRE; encoded by the coding sequence ATGAACTTAAGAAAGAAACTATTAACAACATTTAGCGGGTTGGCGCTGCTGGCGCTGGCAACGGCAGGTGTGACTGTGTGGGCGATCGCGCAGTGGCAAAATAGCGAACGTAGATTGCAAGGGCATTACCAACGTAGTTTGTTACTTGAGAGCGTGCGAACGGCAACTTTTCGCGCTTTTAAAGAAGTTCCTGACGCGATTATTAGCAATGACATAGACGCACGACAAGAATTTGAAGCTTTTCTCAAACCAGCAGAAGCAGATTTTAAGCGCTGGGCAGAATTAGCTGATACAGAGGCAGAACGAAAACAAGTTCAGCAAGTCCGTAACGCATACCTGGCTCTGATACAGGATGCCCGCGATGCCTTTAGATTAGTAGAACAAGGTCAGCGCGATCGCGCCTTTACAGTTTTAGAAAAACAACTAGAAGACATAGACTTTATCAGGTTTGAGCAAGTCACTCAACAAGCCGTTGCTTCGGATCGCCAAAATCGCCAAATCATCACTCAACAAACACAAAATACGCGGCAAACTGCGCAATTAGTTTTAGCGATCGCGGCTTTTGGCACTATTTCATTGATATTACTTCTCGCAGCTTATTTAGCTTCTGACTTATTTGCACCATTGCGAGAAGTGGAAAATGCACTAGACGACGCAGCTAAGGGAGACTTCAAACGCCGTCTCAGTGAAGAACGTCAAGATGAGCTAGGAGCAGTCAGCCGAGCTTTCAATCGCATGATGGAGGTGATGGCAGAACGGCAGCAGGTTGCGGGTTTGGCTGCCGTTCCTAATGGTGTTGTTAAAGATGGCGTAGAAGATTCTGCTTGGCAGCATTTGCCTTCACGAGTCACTTTGCATCGATTATTGTCGCAATTGCGATCGCGAGTGACTCAGTTACAGCACCACAATGGTTTTAAGGGCAACGAAGAATTTGACGGGCAACAACAGGCGGCGATCGGACAGCTCGACTTGCTATTACAAGCCGTGTCGCGAATTACTGATTTTGGCTTTCCCTTAGATTTGAATCTTGCCCGTACCGATGTCAGAGCGCTGCTTTACGATCTGCTGCTGCGATTTCAATCCGAATTCGTCGAACGCGCCGTGAGCATCGATCTAGATATTGCTCCAGAAGTCAGTTATGCAGTTGTCGATCGCCCGAAGTTACGAGAGGTTTTGAGCGAACTCGTACGGAATGCCTTAGCAGCGTTGCCAGAACAAGGTGGACGTATTGGTTTGCGGACGCGCATCGATCCCGATGCCACGAATCTCTTAATTGAAGTCGCTGACAACGGCAAGGGAATTCAACAACCCGCGATCGAACGGGTTTTTTCTCCCACAGTCACTACCAACGGTCAGCGTGCAGGTGTGGGACTTACCTTAAGCAAAGCAGTCATCGAACAGCATGGAGGTCAACTCACTATTGATAGCGAACCCGCTCAGGGGACATACGTACAGATTTCATTGCCACTACGAGAGTAG
- the ppk2 gene encoding polyphosphate kinase 2, whose product MSATDRNGTHAAVKSADSTKENKSKKKLNGKFYEKELARLQTELVKLQYWVKHQGLKVALIFEGRDAAGKGGAIGCVTEYLNPRGCRVVALGTPSDVEKTQWYFQRYVAHLPAAGEIVLFDRSWYNRAGVERVMGFCTEAQYQEFMQSCPEFERMLVRSGIILLKYWFSVSDDEQERRFQARVKDPAKRWKLSPMDIEARDRWEEYSKAKDVMLAHTNIPEAPWFTVEADDKKRARLNLIQHLLSKIPYQDMTPDAFDLPPRKPGTGYHRPPLNEQFFVPQVY is encoded by the coding sequence ATGTCAGCTACAGATCGAAATGGAACTCATGCAGCAGTCAAATCTGCTGACAGCACCAAAGAGAACAAATCGAAGAAAAAGCTGAACGGTAAGTTTTACGAAAAAGAATTGGCACGACTGCAAACGGAGTTGGTGAAATTGCAGTACTGGGTTAAACATCAAGGTTTAAAGGTAGCGCTGATTTTTGAAGGACGAGATGCAGCAGGAAAGGGAGGCGCAATTGGGTGCGTGACGGAATACCTCAATCCGCGTGGCTGTCGCGTGGTGGCTTTGGGTACGCCTTCAGATGTGGAAAAGACGCAGTGGTACTTTCAGCGTTATGTTGCCCATCTTCCTGCGGCGGGGGAAATTGTGCTGTTCGATCGCAGTTGGTACAATCGTGCGGGGGTAGAACGGGTGATGGGTTTTTGCACTGAGGCGCAATATCAAGAGTTTATGCAATCTTGCCCTGAATTTGAGCGAATGCTGGTGCGATCGGGAATTATTTTGTTGAAATATTGGTTTTCCGTCAGCGATGACGAACAGGAACGCCGCTTTCAAGCGCGGGTTAAAGATCCAGCTAAGCGCTGGAAACTTAGTCCAATGGATATTGAAGCTCGCGATCGCTGGGAGGAATATTCTAAAGCTAAGGATGTCATGCTAGCTCATACTAATATTCCAGAAGCTCCTTGGTTTACAGTGGAAGCCGATGATAAAAAACGGGCGCGACTGAACTTAATTCAACACCTTTTGAGCAAGATTCCCTACCAAGATATGACTCCAGATGCATTCGATCTACCACCTAGAAAGCCTGGAACTGGCTATCATCGTCCACCCCTCAACGAACAGTTTTTCGTTCCGCAGGTTTACTAG
- the cofH gene encoding 7,8-didemethyl-8-hydroxy-5-deazariboflavin synthase subunit CofH, whose product MITQTIEPILDRALSGNDISPAEGVELLQQTAPEAIALIRDTADKLRHQQAGDIVTYVINRNINFTNICEQHCSFCAFRRDAGEAGSYWLEWGQILEKATDAVQRGATEICMQGGLHPTAKIDGKSMPYYLQLVKTIKAEFPQLHLHAFSPQEVQFIAREDGLSYATVIAALRDAGVGSMPGTAAEVLDDDVRRILCPEKINTATWLEIVSTAHRLGLTTTSTMLSGHIETPQQQIRHLEHLRSLQQIAIERQYPAKITEFILLPFVGQEAPKPLRKRVGRDQPVLADALLLTAMARIYLGKWIPNHQPSWVKLGLAGATTALEWGCNDIGGTLMEEHITTMAGAVGGTCMEVDTLQTAIASLNRPYRQRGTLYDKISFEL is encoded by the coding sequence ATGATAACTCAAACAATTGAACCTATTCTCGATCGCGCCTTATCTGGAAACGATATATCTCCAGCCGAAGGAGTAGAGTTATTACAACAAACTGCACCGGAAGCAATTGCTCTCATCCGCGATACTGCCGATAAACTCCGCCATCAGCAAGCGGGCGATATCGTTACTTATGTCATTAACCGCAATATCAACTTTACCAATATTTGCGAACAACACTGTAGTTTCTGCGCCTTTCGTCGCGATGCGGGCGAAGCAGGTTCCTACTGGTTGGAATGGGGACAAATCTTAGAAAAAGCTACCGATGCCGTGCAAAGAGGGGCAACAGAAATTTGTATGCAAGGGGGACTTCACCCTACAGCAAAAATAGATGGCAAATCGATGCCATACTATTTGCAATTAGTCAAAACTATTAAAGCAGAATTTCCCCAATTGCATTTACATGCTTTTTCTCCCCAAGAAGTGCAATTTATTGCTAGGGAAGACGGTTTGAGCTACGCTACCGTTATCGCTGCTTTGCGGGATGCTGGTGTTGGTTCAATGCCAGGAACAGCAGCAGAAGTATTGGATGATGATGTTAGGCGAATTCTGTGTCCAGAAAAGATTAACACAGCGACATGGTTAGAAATTGTGAGTACGGCACACCGACTTGGCTTAACCACAACCAGTACGATGTTATCTGGACATATTGAAACGCCACAACAGCAGATCCGTCATCTGGAACATTTGCGATCGCTTCAACAAATTGCGATCGAGCGACAATATCCTGCGAAAATCACAGAATTTATCTTATTACCTTTTGTCGGACAAGAAGCACCTAAGCCTTTAAGAAAGCGGGTAGGAAGAGATCAACCAGTTTTAGCAGATGCTTTGCTACTCACAGCGATGGCGCGAATTTATTTAGGCAAATGGATTCCCAACCATCAACCGAGTTGGGTCAAACTCGGACTCGCAGGCGCAACAACAGCTTTAGAATGGGGTTGCAACGATATTGGTGGCACGCTGATGGAAGAACACATTACCACAATGGCAGGCGCAGTTGGCGGTACTTGCATGGAAGTAGACACACTACAAACAGCGATCGCTTCCCTCAATCGTCCCTACCGTCAAAGAGGTACACTGTATGACAAAATCTCGTTTGAATTATGA
- a CDS encoding DUF6464 family protein, producing MGAALWILALGLMPSLLSLWLLRRREAQIQARFRQAIDFTPRVRTQRSEPTPLHRDRYYLEGVGYLVGDISCRYNARSGYIRCAVNPEGPCEGCRYYEPR from the coding sequence GTGGGAGCAGCACTCTGGATTCTTGCTTTAGGACTAATGCCATCATTGCTATCGCTGTGGCTACTGCGCCGAAGAGAGGCGCAAATACAAGCGAGATTTAGGCAAGCGATCGACTTTACCCCTAGAGTCAGAACACAGAGAAGCGAACCTACACCACTTCATCGCGATCGCTACTATCTAGAAGGAGTAGGATATCTGGTTGGTGACATCAGCTGTCGCTACAACGCTCGTTCCGGCTATATTAGATGTGCGGTCAATCCTGAAGGACCCTGTGAGGGTTGTCGCTACTACGAACCGCGATAG
- a CDS encoding iron uptake porin, which produces MTQTLIKKLILSVAPLAIELLLSPTVRAEQILQDTQINPNSNARQSIKNNFYPKHIPLRTSIIDNINQNKKLISIADRRDREDPPNSPYQGGRRGDLQMSQVTSVSQLSDIQPSDWAFQALQSLVERYGVIAGYSDSTFRGDRAMTRYEFAAGLNAALARINEQIAAGNPITQTDLATLQKLQTDFATELATLRGRVDRLEVQTAHLESNQFSTTTKLEGTVIFALSDAFGGGGEDNGDDNNTVLQSRARLAFETSFTGKDTLTTRLDFGNFEQFDLPTDEGRLGFDSNTEGSVELGSLEYELPVGEKITLLFQFNDSDSDDFTDVINPLFEDSDTGAISRFGRRNPIYRVPNSNTGIGARLQLSEAMSFDFAYLAGDANNPAAGAGLFNGDYGAIAQLTLTPSDRLAVGLTYIHSYGGAGQGLDTGTGSTAANLTQIGTPDLELPVVGNSYGIEASYRISENFAIGGWVGYTAARAIGLGDASIWNYAITFGFPDLGKEGNLGGIIIGMQPKLTGTSSSLRAVGQSSDPNTSIHIESFYKHQVTDNISITPGLIWLTAPNHNTENEDIIIGTIRTAFEF; this is translated from the coding sequence ATGACCCAAACTTTGATAAAAAAACTAATTTTGAGCGTCGCTCCTCTAGCAATCGAATTATTGCTTTCTCCTACAGTCAGAGCCGAACAAATTCTGCAAGATACACAAATTAACCCGAATAGCAACGCTCGTCAAAGTATAAAAAATAACTTTTATCCAAAACACATCCCCTTAAGGACTAGTATCATCGATAACATTAACCAGAATAAAAAACTAATTTCGATCGCCGATCGTCGCGATCGTGAAGATCCCCCCAACTCCCCTTATCAAGGGGGGCGAAGGGGGGATCTTCAAATGAGCCAAGTCACATCTGTTTCGCAGCTATCTGATATCCAGCCTAGCGATTGGGCTTTTCAAGCCTTGCAATCTTTAGTGGAGCGCTACGGAGTCATTGCTGGCTATTCCGACAGCACGTTTAGAGGCGATCGGGCAATGACGCGGTATGAATTTGCGGCGGGGTTGAATGCAGCATTAGCAAGAATCAACGAACAGATCGCGGCTGGCAATCCGATAACTCAAACAGATTTAGCCACCCTACAAAAACTGCAAACTGATTTTGCTACCGAACTGGCAACTCTACGCGGGCGAGTCGATCGCTTAGAGGTACAGACAGCTCACTTAGAATCTAATCAATTCTCTACCACCACTAAACTAGAAGGAACGGTAATTTTTGCCCTCAGCGATGCTTTTGGCGGAGGGGGCGAGGACAATGGCGACGACAACAATACAGTGCTGCAAAGCCGAGCCAGACTTGCTTTTGAAACCAGTTTTACTGGAAAGGATACGCTGACTACTAGGCTGGATTTTGGCAACTTCGAGCAATTTGACTTACCAACAGATGAAGGGCGTTTGGGTTTTGACTCGAACACCGAAGGAAGCGTGGAACTGGGGAGCCTAGAATATGAACTACCAGTGGGTGAAAAAATCACGCTGTTGTTCCAATTCAACGATTCAGACAGCGATGATTTTACCGATGTCATCAATCCCTTGTTTGAAGACAGCGATACGGGGGCAATTTCTCGCTTTGGGCGACGCAATCCCATTTATCGCGTCCCCAATAGCAACACGGGAATTGGAGCGAGGTTACAGTTATCTGAGGCGATGAGTTTCGATTTCGCTTATCTAGCTGGAGATGCTAACAATCCGGCAGCTGGTGCGGGACTATTTAACGGCGATTACGGTGCGATCGCGCAATTAACTCTAACGCCCAGCGATCGCCTTGCTGTCGGCTTGACTTATATTCATTCTTATGGAGGTGCTGGTCAAGGTCTAGATACAGGTACGGGTAGCACGGCAGCTAATTTAACTCAAATCGGCACGCCAGATCTCGAACTGCCTGTAGTCGGTAACTCCTATGGCATTGAAGCCAGTTACAGAATTAGCGAGAATTTTGCGATCGGTGGCTGGGTGGGCTATACTGCTGCCCGTGCGATCGGTTTGGGAGATGCATCGATTTGGAATTACGCCATCACCTTCGGATTTCCCGATCTGGGCAAAGAAGGCAATCTCGGCGGAATTATTATTGGAATGCAACCGAAATTAACTGGTACGAGTAGCAGTTTGAGAGCGGTAGGGCAATCCAGCGACCCTAATACGTCAATCCACATTGAAAGCTTTTACAAACATCAAGTTACAGATAATATCTCCATCACCCCTGGTTTGATTTGGCTGACAGCTCCAAATCATAATACTGAGAACGAAGACATTATCATTGGGACAATCCGCACTGCTTTTGAATTTTAA
- a CDS encoding DUF3318 domain-containing protein yields the protein MEPTTEIRRLLDLMPASGRMLTKIVGKREQTKVIDYAFPLPWQQERRIFINFDLWRRLPQPQRDLLLLRTVSWLTAVKWFKPDVYQGVVLAGLVGTVVEIVQGDVVGTVAAGALTAIAGTRIWRNNRSSQIEVEADEAAVRVAGRRGYSEAEAAQHLFSAIEAVAQMEGRPTLDFMELLRRQNLQAIAGLSAVGIPETLREK from the coding sequence ATGGAACCAACTACTGAAATTCGTCGCCTTCTGGACTTGATGCCTGCTTCTGGTCGGATGTTGACTAAGATTGTCGGCAAGCGGGAGCAAACTAAAGTTATCGATTATGCTTTTCCTCTGCCGTGGCAGCAAGAACGCCGTATTTTCATTAATTTCGATCTCTGGCGGCGGCTGCCCCAACCACAGCGAGATTTGTTGCTGTTGCGGACTGTTAGCTGGTTGACGGCAGTAAAGTGGTTTAAACCGGATGTCTATCAAGGAGTTGTCTTAGCTGGGCTTGTGGGGACGGTAGTAGAGATCGTGCAGGGGGATGTGGTGGGTACTGTGGCAGCAGGAGCATTAACCGCGATCGCAGGGACTCGGATCTGGCGCAATAACCGCAGTTCTCAGATTGAGGTAGAAGCAGATGAGGCAGCAGTGCGCGTTGCTGGAAGACGGGGTTATAGTGAGGCGGAGGCGGCTCAACATCTTTTTTCGGCAATTGAAGCGGTGGCACAGATGGAAGGACGACCGACTTTAGATTTTATGGAACTACTCCGCCGTCAAAATCTGCAAGCGATCGCTGGTCTTTCTGCTGTTGGTATTCCAGAAACTCTCAGAGAAAAATAA